In a single window of the Neisseria subflava genome:
- the glyS gene encoding glycine--tRNA ligase subunit beta: protein MTTQTLLIELLTEELPPKALNNLGNHFAASVAEGLEKAQLIDGAAEYTAYASPRRLAVQVKNVKAVQADQKIVKKGPAVANTMKDGAPTKALEGFARGAGAKIEDLTIVHDGKQDVYAYEYVQTGKPLGELLEDIINQAVKKLPIPKVMRWGSSTFTFVRPVHGLIVLHGGDIVNVNVLGLQSGNKTLGHRFLSSGEIAIENADSYAAQMREQGKVEASFAERKAAIQTALNEQAGRLNATVAADEALLDEVTALVEWPVVLEAGFEEHFLAVPQECLILTMQQNQKYFPLLDQNGKLMNRFLLVSNLQTEDSSHIIQGNERVLRARLSDAEFFYKQDQKATLESRLPKLSSVVYHNKIGSQAERIERLQSIAAHIAKALGADAAAAERAARLAKADLVTEMVGEFPELQGTMGKYYARLDGETEEIAEAIEQHYQPRFAGDNLPEGKVATAVALADKLETLVGIWGIGLIPTGDKDPYALRRAALGILRMLMQYGLDVNELIQTAFNSFPQGLLNEKTPSETADFMQARLAVLLQNDYPQDIVAAVLAKQPRRLDDVVAKLQAVAAFKQLPEAAALAAANKRVQNLLKKADAELGAVNESLLQQDEEKALYAAAQGLQPKIAAAVAEGNFQTALSELASVKPQVDAFFDGVMVMAEDAAVKQNRLNLLNRLAEQMNAVADIALLSE, encoded by the coding sequence ATGACAACCCAAACCCTTTTAATCGAACTTCTCACTGAAGAACTCCCGCCAAAAGCCCTCAATAATTTGGGCAACCATTTTGCCGCTTCCGTTGCCGAAGGCTTGGAAAAGGCGCAACTGATTGACGGCGCAGCCGAATACACTGCCTACGCTTCTCCGCGCCGTTTGGCCGTTCAAGTCAAAAACGTGAAAGCCGTTCAAGCCGATCAAAAAATTGTGAAAAAAGGCCCTGCCGTGGCGAATACCATGAAAGACGGTGCGCCGACTAAGGCTTTGGAAGGTTTTGCGCGCGGTGCGGGTGCGAAAATCGAAGACTTGACCATCGTCCACGACGGCAAGCAAGACGTGTACGCCTACGAATACGTCCAAACCGGCAAACCGCTGGGCGAGCTCTTGGAAGATATTATCAATCAAGCGGTTAAGAAACTGCCGATTCCGAAAGTGATGCGTTGGGGCAGCAGCACGTTTACCTTCGTGCGCCCCGTTCACGGGCTGATCGTGCTGCACGGCGGCGACATCGTAAACGTCAACGTCTTGGGCCTGCAAAGCGGCAACAAAACATTGGGTCACCGTTTCCTCTCCAGTGGCGAAATCGCCATTGAAAATGCCGACAGCTACGCCGCACAAATGCGCGAGCAAGGCAAAGTGGAAGCATCGTTTGCCGAACGCAAAGCCGCCATTCAGACGGCCTTGAACGAGCAGGCAGGCCGTCTGAACGCGACCGTTGCCGCCGATGAAGCATTGTTGGACGAAGTGACCGCATTGGTCGAATGGCCTGTGGTATTGGAAGCCGGTTTTGAAGAACACTTCCTCGCCGTACCGCAGGAATGTTTGATTCTGACCATGCAGCAAAACCAAAAATACTTCCCGCTGCTCGACCAAAACGGCAAGTTGATGAACCGCTTCCTGCTGGTGTCCAATCTGCAAACCGAAGATTCGTCACACATCATCCAAGGCAACGAACGCGTTTTGCGCGCGCGCCTGTCTGATGCCGAGTTCTTCTACAAACAAGACCAAAAAGCGACTTTGGAAAGCCGCCTGCCGAAATTGTCCAGCGTGGTTTACCACAACAAAATCGGTTCGCAAGCCGAGCGCATCGAACGCCTGCAAAGCATTGCCGCCCATATCGCCAAAGCTTTGGGTGCGGATGCCGCCGCAGCCGAGCGCGCCGCACGTTTGGCCAAAGCCGACTTGGTAACCGAAATGGTCGGCGAGTTCCCCGAACTGCAAGGCACCATGGGTAAATACTATGCCCGCTTGGACGGCGAAACCGAAGAAATCGCCGAAGCCATCGAGCAACATTACCAACCGCGTTTTGCCGGCGACAACCTGCCAGAGGGCAAAGTGGCAACCGCCGTTGCTTTGGCCGATAAACTGGAAACCTTGGTCGGCATTTGGGGCATCGGCCTGATTCCGACCGGCGACAAAGACCCATACGCCCTGCGCCGTGCCGCCTTGGGTATTTTGCGTATGCTGATGCAGTACGGTTTGGACGTAAACGAACTGATTCAGACGGCCTTCAACAGCTTCCCGCAAGGTTTGCTCAACGAGAAAACGCCGTCTGAAACCGCCGACTTCATGCAGGCGCGTTTGGCCGTGTTGCTGCAAAACGATTATCCGCAAGACATCGTTGCCGCCGTATTGGCGAAACAGCCGCGCCGTTTGGACGACGTAGTGGCCAAACTGCAGGCCGTTGCCGCGTTCAAACAGCTGCCCGAAGCCGCCGCATTGGCCGCAGCCAACAAACGCGTGCAAAACCTGCTGAAAAAAGCCGATGCCGAGTTGGGCGCGGTTAACGAAAGCCTGTTGCAACAAGACGAAGAAAAAGCCCTGTATGCTGCCGCGCAAGGTTTGCAGCCGAAAATTGCCGCCGCCGTTGCCGAAGGCAATTTCCAAACTGCTTTGTCCGAACTGGCTTCCGTCAAGCCGCAAGTCGATGCATTCTTCGACGGCGTGATGGTTATGGCTGAAGATGCCGCCGTGAAGCAAAACCGTTTGAACCTGCTGAACCGCTTGGCAGAACAAATGAACGCAGTTGCCGACATTGCGCTCTTGAGCGAATAA